From Hydra vulgaris chromosome 15, alternate assembly HydraT2T_AEP, one genomic window encodes:
- the LOC136091946 gene encoding general transcription factor II-I repeat domain-containing protein 2B-like has translation MELIELQNNKDLKEAYKEVELLEFYKKYMSIEVFPHLYRHAIKYFSLFGSTYNCEQLFSKMKHVKTEQRNRLTDEHLTNTLRIASSNIKADIDHLCKKNSVKFHIVKLDTVFFA, from the coding sequence ATGGAATTAATAGAATTGCAAAACAATAAAGATCTTAAAGAAGCCTACAAAGAAGTAGAATtgttagaattttataaaaaatacatgagCATTGAAGTTTTTCCTCATTTGTACAGACatgctattaaatatttttcactttttggaAGCACATACAACTGCGAACAGTTATTCTCAAAAATGAAGCATGTAAAAACAGAACAGAGAAATAGATTGACAGATGAACACCTTACTAATACCCTTCGAATTGCATCATCAAATATAAAAGCAGACATAGAtcatttatgcaaaaaaaacagTGTCAAGTTTCACATTGTGAAACTTGACActgttttttttgcataa
- the LOC136091945 gene encoding general transcription factor II-I repeat domain-containing protein 2A-like, with protein MASAKRRRCDTESGHGGRVFNPSWTTDYFVHEQSHSIICLICLEKIAVCKSYNVNRHYTTKHAVSYDKFKGQFRIDKIELLKKTFLAQQSVMKTKVISSYSATKISFLMAEAIAKSEISPEKTPTVEDLSLSHQTIARRVEDLSKNIELSLKEKLNKCETYSLALDESTDRVIEELLDINHMKDTTRGEDILSEVKKTLVKFELPEKKLCSVTANGASALTGKNIGFIALLKKSINHEIISYHCIIHQEQLCAKVLEMKNVMELVIHTVNFIRSRGLNHRQFKQLLEVRLKM; from the exons atggCTTCAGCTAAAAGACGTAGATGTGATACTGAAAGCGGTCATGGGGGTCGTGTATTTAATCCTTCTTGGACAACTGACTATTTTGTACATGAACAAAGTCATTCTATTATATGTCTAATTTGTTTGGAGAAAATTGCCGTGTGTAAAAGTTATAATGTGAACAGGCACTACACTACAAAACATGCTGTAAGTTATGACAAATTTAAAGGCCAATTTCGAATTGATAAGATTGAATTGTTGAAGAAAACTTTTCTTGCACAACAATCAGTTATGAAAACTAAAGTGATTAGCTCTTACAGTGCtaccaaaataagttttttaatggcAGAAGCTATTGCAAAAAGTG agATAAGTCCTGAAAAAACACCTACTGTTGAAGATCTTAGCCTCTCACACCAGACTATTGCTAGAAGAGTTGAAGAtctatcaaaaaatattgaattatcattaaaagaaaaattaaataaatgtgaaaCCTATAGTCTGGCACTGGATGAATCAACAGACAGAG TAATTGAAGAACTGTTAGATATTAATCATATGAAGGACACAACAAGAGGAGAAGATATTCTCTCTGAAGTGAAAAAAACATTGGTGAAATTTGAATTACCAGAAAAGAAACTCTGTAGTGTCACTGCAAATGGAGCAAGTGCACTAACaggaaaaaatattggatttatTGCATTACTTAAGAAATCCATTAATCATGAAATTATTTCATATCACTGCATTATACACCAAGAGCAGTTATGTGCAAAAGTATTGGAAATGAAGAATGTTATGGAACTTGTTATTCATACTGTTAACTTTATAAGAAGTCGTGGCCTTAATCACAGACAGTTCAAACAATTACTTGAAGTGAGGCTGAAGATGTAA